CAGCGGTATCCATTCCGGGCAGCAGGATTCCAATATTCCTGTATTCCTTGGTGGAAAGTTCACACAGTGCAGAAGATACTGCCATTCTCAGTGCCTCCAGTTCATAACTTTCCTTCTTTCCAGCTCCAGAGACAAGTACGGCTCTCACGGCTTTCGCGGACGGTAGAAGCAGTGTTTTCCCCTTTTTGGGTGAGAATCCCAGTCTCTCTGAGTGAGACCTTACGCCGAGTCCGTCCATAGCCTCGCTGGTGGAAGCTGGCTCAAAGTCTTCAAACTTCAGGCAAACGACCGCGTCGAGGCCTGCGTATTCCTCTGATTGTCCTGTGGTTACATTCATGATACGAAGAGCCCAGCATCAAGCTTAAAATTTGCGTCACCTTAATTAAAATGAATGGAATGTGTCGGTATATGCAGTGTTCACTCTGCGGCGGAAAGGCTGTCTACGAAGCTAAGTATAATGGCACCTACCTTTGCCGGCACCACTTCAGTGATTCCGTAGAAAGAAGGTTCAAGCATGAGCTCCCAAGGCAGATCGACCTCAGTAAACCTGAGATAAAGATATCTGTTGCAATTTCCGGTGGGAAGGACAGCTCTGTAACCCTGTACTTGTTGAACAAATTCCTGGGTAAAAGAAAGAATGTCTCATTGACCGCCTTCACCATTGATGAGGGCATCGCGGGATACAGGAATTCAGGGCTGGAATCTGCGAGGACTCTTTGCAGTGATCTGGGGATTTCTCACAGCACGGTTTCATTTGAAGAAGCCTTTGGCAGGACCATGGACGAGATTGTCAAGATTGATGGGAAGATCACACCGTGTTCACATTGTGGTCCCATGAGGAGAAAGCTCATGAACCTTCAATCCCTTGTAAACGGCAGCGACTACGTTGCTCTTGGTATTAATCTGGATGACTATGCCCAATCTATTCTGATGAATGTCGTTAAAGGAGATTACGAAAGAATGATAAGAATGGCACCACACAAAATAAAGAAAGATGGGCTTGTAAGGCGGATTGTCCCATTGCGCCGGGTTCCAGAGAAGGAGGTGGCACTATACGCAGTCCTTAATGGAATCAAGTTTGACGGGGGATGGTGCCCGTATTATGAAAGGGCCCAGAGAAATATCTACAGGGATATAGTGACAGACCTGGAGGAAAGAACTCCTGGATCAAAGTTCGCCATCTCGAATTTCCTTGATGAGCTGAGGGATCATGTCGCGGATAACAGGTTACCAGCAGAAATGAAGAGATGTGTTAGATGCGGGTCGCCAACAACTGGAGAACTATGTGCTGTGTGCTCCCAGATCGAAAACATTGATCTGGTTTTACCTGAGAATGAAGCGGAAATGAATCAGAAAAGATCGCGATAAGTTGGGACGCCTGCTGGCACCGAACCCTCCTGCAAGAAGATTTAATTTTCATTAGAAAAATGCTGATTTTCGAAATATTTAATACAAACATGAATATTTAGATTGGCTTCGCCATACGTTCTGGATCGCTTGCTTGTAAGGGGCTGTAGCTTAGCTTGGTTAGAGCACCCGGCTGATAACCGGGAGGTCACCGGTCCGAATCCGGTCAGCCCCATTTAGAAATGTAAGCAAGTCCGCTAAAAACTTCGGAAACCACGTAGGAAGTTTTTTTATCTCATGGATAAAGTAAAGCTTCAGCACGCATGTTGGGCAAGGGGTCACAGGCATAAAAAGAAGTATGCAAAACACTCTCTGGATTGACAACAAAGCAGTCGAAAGGCGGCAAACCTGCCGAGATGATAATATACAGATCTAATGAGTAAAAATACCTATTGGATCTATGCAGGAAGTAGTGCATAACTGAGTCCATATTGTAGTTAAGAGCATGTAGGAGTTTGTATTCAAAAGGCCGTCATACTATAAATTAGGAATATTTATTGCTTCTTCAGAAGTAGCATGTAATGTTCGCTCACTCCTATAGTCTCAGGTTCTTCACAAATACTAAAGTGTATGCTGAGCCACTTGTTCCATCTAATTTTATTCTTCCTTAATTTGGCAATCTAATTGCCTCTATAAGATGCAAAGTCTTCAAACGCCGTCTTTGCCAAAACCTTTACATCGCTTCTGAAAAACCCTCCGAATTCATTTGGATTTAAGCCATGGAAGGGCATGAAGCCAAACCCACCGGAGTAATCTCCGGTACTTGCCCATTTGCGTATATAATTGGAATCCAAATCCGCTTGATAAATGCTAACGGTTCCACCAAATAGCATAAGACGTCCTATTACGGATACAAAGATATTTTTATCATGCCTGGCTATCCTTTTCAATTCTTTAGCTGCAGCAGTCTTTTAACATTAGACATAATATGCGACATAGATCCGTCTAAGCATACAACAGCATCATACTGAGCGTCTTTGATCATATTAAGGTCCTGGCGCAAATCCTACGTATGCGCCTTTAAGCTCTGAAGATAAACCTTCGCGTTTGAATCTTGCTACCAAAGACCTTATGTTCTCTTCTACTTGATCCACTGCCATTATGTCATAGCCTTGCTTGGCAAACCATAAAGAATATCTTCCAGCCCGCATCCTATGTCCGCGATCAAGCCATGTTTAGCAGATATTCTTTCATGTAATGTACTGTTGTGGTATACTCCATTATCCCAGTGCTTTTAGTAAGTCTATTCCATTCGTGTTCAACACTAGTGGAGTAACCTTTTATAATCTCTTTCTTGTACTCGTTTATTTGCATAGCCACTCAAGCACTGTTTTTAGTTCAAGCACAGTATCCCATACTACAGATATTTTTTAAGATGACTTTTTGCCTCGTTAATCCATCTCTGATTGTTCTTGAGATGATATTCTGTCCAACCTAATTCATTATTGCATTTTTTGTGTAAGATGCCCAGGATGCAGCCAGCTATGTGGCTCATAACTGCCCTGCCATCTTGATGTTGCCTTTCTCAACAACCTGTCCATTTCTTCCTTATTTGGGACTCCCTCGTTTTCCAAGGTAAGATAAAGATTTTCCCCCTGTTAAGATTTATATATGTATCGCCCTGTGCACAGTGACCCGTGATTTTAAGGGATAAATCCTTAAGTTTCCAGATTTACACCGTCTGGGAAATGCCTAGCATAAACATATGTATTGAGGTCAGATATTCTGTCATGGAACAGGTCAGAAATAATGTATCCGCTGACTGATTTGCAGATTATATACTCAATAATTTCTGGTTTCTTGGTTGGTTTCACTCTGGGTTTAATAGGCGGTGGTGGATCAATACTTGCAATTCCACTTCTAATATATTTTGTCGGTTTTGATCACCCTCATATGGCGATCGGTACCACTGCACTCGCTGTTGGAATCAATGCCTATCTGAATTTGATTCCCCATACTCTTAAGAAGAATGTGAACTACAGCATCGGCACCATTTTTACCATACCCGGAATAGTAGGCGTTCTCATAGGGTCTGAACTAGGGCTTTTAACTCCTGGAACTTATATTCTTTTCTTCTTTGGTTTCTTGATGATAGCTATCTCAGTATACATGCTCAACAGAAAAGGCGTAGAAATGTCCACTGCACAGAGATTGGATTCCATCTCCTATCCAAAGCTCGTATTTGTGGGACTTCTGGTAGGCTTTGCGTCTGGATATTTTGGCATAGGCGGCGGGTTCCTCATCGTCCCTGGTTTGCTGTTTGGCGGCGGCCTTAACATAATTCAGGCAGTGGGAACCTCTCTGATGTCTGTTGGAACATTCGGTATAGTGACGGCTATCCGTTATTCGATCGGTGGTGAATTGGATCTTCTGATCAGCGGGTTCTTCATCGCTGGAGGGGTCGTTGGAGGTTGGATGGGTGCAAGATTCGCGAGCAGGGTTCCAAAGAGAAGATTGACCCAAATGTTTGCTGTCATCGTCCTAATAGTTGCAATCTACATAATTTACCAGAACTATACAGTAGTATTGCACTTCTGATCGGTAATTACATTACTGCAATATGGCTTAAATTTACCTCAGTGCAACGTTGCAGGGGTTTCAATCTGTAAAGGGTATTTGCCTGCAAGTACAAGAGCCACTTCCAGATCGTTGATCCTGATGATTATCATGGCTATACTGGAAATCCAAAAGTAAAATAATACCCTTAACGCCACTGTTTTAGATTTTGCATCTCCGGAAACCAATACTGTTCATATTTACCTGCAAAGTTTAGGGTGTTGGACCTGAGAGAGGACACACTTTACTGAGGTCAGTAAGTTTCCTGGAGATTAGATTACCCGAAAGAACTGTCAGATCAATTCCTGGCATGATAGAAGTGTGATCGGTTTTAAATGCAGGGTTAGATTCGCAGATTGATCAATAAGCATGGCTGCCGAAATCTTTTACGATCTTACAGGTGCCAGAAAAACTATGAAATGGCTTAGAGGCCAGATAACCGAGATCAGGAAGCTTCTACGCATGGGAGAGGAGGCCATGTCCTCTTATGATCTTGACTCAGCAGACACCTACACGCGGAATATGCAGGACATACTAGACCGGATCAAACGGAAGAAGATTATCGTAAGAGACCAGGCGTTCACCCTAGTTGATTTTCCAGCGCTGATCAATGATATGCCAGCCTACCTTTGCTGGAAAGAGGGAGAGGATGATGTGACATACTGGCACTATGCGGATGAGGGTTTTGCGGGAAGAAAAAAAATAACTGGCGAAGAGAAGATCCTCAGCTATCTCTGACCTTTCAAGGGTTACTGGATTTAATCTTTTACAAAACCCTGGCCTGGTTATGTTTGGGGTGAATTAAGATATTCTACTTTTATCTGCCAGTCTCTCTTGTTCTGTATTACTGAGGCGGTTAGGCCGGAAGATCTTATGATTGAGAGGTTCCTTTCGGCTTCAGCCTCGGACTGACAGTGAATGAAGAGTGAGTCAAAACCTAGTTCCGGCATTTCTGACTGGTTTCCGAGTATAGCTCGTATCCTGTCTAGGGATTCTATGAAACTCCTCTCGTCCACATGCATTTTCCCTTCCCTTATTCGGTCTATACCTCTTTCCCTCAGGCTCTTATAGATGAGACTGTTGATCTTCCCGGAGATCTGTCTTCCGGACGGTGTGGTAAAACCAGTTGCTGACATGAATGCACCAAATATAAGGGCAACTCCGCCAACGATAAAAGAGCGTGCGAGAACTGCGTACACACCGATAGCCAGTGCGGCTATGCCCAGTGCCGTTCTATACAAATGCACATCGACCATAAATAGAACCTGTCTAAAAGCTTTATGAATGTGAGTCTTTTAACCAATCCAGTAGCTCATAAGGACATCATCGACATAATTCCCGTCTATTATGAACTGCTTCTCCTTGTTTCCTTCGACGATGAAGCCTATTTTTTTATAGACCTCTATTGCCCTTGTATTAGTTGAGAACACCTCAAGCCAAATTTTCTCTATCCCCTTAGACTTTGCCCATTCTACTGCACTTTTTATCAATCTTGTACCGTGCCCCATTGACCTGTGGTTTTTCTTTATGGCTATTCCCAGGGAGGCCGTATGGTGGTTTTTCTTGAACATGCCTCTTTGGAGAGTCAGGACGCCCACGATCTCTGGTCCATACTCAAGAACCAGCGTAAGGTCCTCAATGTTCCTGAGCCTGTCCTGCTCGCCCCTTTCAGTGAGCAGATAATATTCACTGACCAAGAATGTGTGCTCATCCATTACAGACTGCATGCATTCAATTATCCCCTTTGCATCCGATATCCTTGCTTCTCTTATTGCATATTCCTGTGGATCGATTGATTTCTTCCTAAGCATCTTACAACACTGACAGCCCTATTTTTTAGACAGCATGTTCTTCAGAGTCTGGTGCAGGTTGTTTATCTCCCCCACAACTTCTTCAGATTCGGCTAAAACGCGTTCTTTGTTTCCCACGAATTCAGGAGATATTATGGCTCCTTCCTTAGATGCGAGAATTATGTTGTCATGCTCAAGCATTCTGAGGCTGTACCGGATCTTATGTCTTGGTATGCCCGTTTCCTGTGAGATCTTTATGATGCCCTGAGGTTGTTCCTTAAGAAGATTCTCGATAATTGATATGTGTCTTCGCAGGTTTTGTATGTCTCTTCTGATTTCCCTGAAAATTGACTGGCCTTCCTCGACCATGTCCCTTCAGTTTAAGATGGAATATTAAGATATTGCCTCACCATTTGTCCTTCCATTGCCGTTCATTTAAGGGCTTACTTGTACTGTGAATACTGTCTACGGATAAATCTTCTTTTCCCCGTCAAAAATTTCAATTTCACCAGCAGTCCCAACAAGCTCCCTTATTTTGGAATCCCGCTGGGAAATGTATTCATCGAACCTTTCAGGGTGCTTTGACTGGGCTTTAATCTTAAGTGCATTTGATCTGAGTGATGCCTGCAGTTTTATCTCAAACTTCTTCCTTTCTTCAAAAATGGTCAGATTAATGGTCTTCACCATCGGAGAATTGATTCCGGTTCACTTAATAAAAGTTTTCCGAAAACACCAAATGGTTATTTGAAACGTAACCATGGTCCAGCGTTATGCAGATCGACCTGGTCAAGGAAAACGAATTCACTTACAAGATACCTGTGCAGAAGGAAAGAGGCATGAGGGTACCCGGTATAATTTATTCAACTGAAAAAATGATGGACACAATGAGGGATGATCCCTCACTGGCGCAGGTCATGAATGTTGCTACACTTCCCGGCATCGTCAAGGCTTCAATTGCAATGCCCGACATTCATCTGGGTTACGGTTTTCCCATTGGCGGGATCGCTGCGTTCGACAGTGAGACGGGCATCGTTTCTCCTGGAGGCGTGGGATATGATATCAACTGCGGTGTCTCGCTGATGAAGATAAACGTATCATATGGAGAAATTTCTCTGAAAATGAAGGAAGTTGTTGATGCCGTGTTTCAGGCCGTGCCTTCGGGCATGGGATCAAATTCCAGGATAAGGATAGGCAAAAGCGAAATGGATGACATATTGCAAACTGGGCTGAAGTGGGCGCTGGAAAAGGGATATGCAACTTCAGAAGATATTGAATCCACCGAGGAAAACGGAACAATGGAAGGATCTGATCCTGCGGACGTTTCAAGCGAGGCAAGATCTAGAGGGATGAAACAAATTGGAACTCTAGGAGCAGGGAATCATTTCCTCGAAATTCAGAGAGTACAAGAAATCTTTGACGGAAGTGTCGCATCCTCATTCGGTATAGAGTCCGAGGGCCAGATAACTGTTATGGTGCATACAGGGTCAAGGGGCCTCGGCCATCAGGTTGCCACTGATTACCTTAAGAGACTGAACGAAAGTGTTCCTGGTCGGGTGATATGTCAACATGACAGGCAGCTCATTTCGGCAGAGATCAACTCAAGAATTGGCCAACAGTATCTCTCGGCGATGAAGGGAGCAGCGAATTTCGCTTTCGTAAACCGCCAGATCATACTTAGCAGGGTCAGGGAGGTCTTTGCGAAGGTTCTCGGAAGACCGGAGGATGATCTGCAAATGAAGCTTGTATATGGGCTCGCGCATAATATAGCAAAGGTCGAAAAACACACAGTAGACGGAGAAAAGATGATTCTCATGGTTCATCGGAAGGGTGCCACCAGAGCTTTTCCCGCTGGCGCTCCTGGCGTTGGCGCCAGATTCATGAAAACCGGTCACCCCGTTCTTGTACCGGGGGACATGGGAAGCGCCTCGTACGTGATGGTTGGAGCAAAGAAATCACTCGACGCAAGCTTCGGATCATCCTGCCATGGCGCAGGTAGGCTATTGAGCAGACAGAAATCCCTGAGGAATTTCAGCGATACATATGTGCAGGGAAAACTGTCCGCGGCCGGCGTCATCGTTAAGTCAGCCTCCAGGAGGGTACTCATTGAGGAAGCCCCGGGAAGCTACAAGAACATAGATGAGGTAGTATCGGGTGTTGTCGGAGCTGGCCTCGCAGAAAGAGTGTCGAGGCATGTTCCGGTCGGTGTGGTGAAGGGATGACTGTCAGGAATGCTAAAACTATCTCTGGAAACATATTCTGGGAAGGGGAATTCCGGAATGGAACGATTATAGCTGACGGGGGCAGGCTGGTATTTGAGGAGGGAGAATCTGCCGAACATAACACCATTCTTCCTGCCCCAGTGAATGCACACACCCACATTGGAGATTCATTTATAACTCGCGAACCGACAGGAACACTTGCTTCCATAGTCGGACCCGGTGGGTTCAAGGAAAACGAACTTGGAAGAGCCAGTTCTGGTACAATTGCTGCAGGTATGCGCCGTACCATTGACTACCTGAAAAGGATCTGTTCCCCGGTGATCATAGATTTCAGGGAATCGGGGGCAAGCGGTGTGATGGCAATGAGAAGCGCACTCACAGATTCCGTAATGCCAATAATCCTTTCCAGAGGTTCAAGCAGTGAAGAGTTGATCTCTTCAATCAGGATTTCAGATGGTATTGGCATAAGTTCCGAGAAGGATCTTGACCATTCCCTCATAAACCAAGCCTCAAAAATTGCCAAGGACAACGGCAAAATATTTGCCATCCATGTGAGCGAAGTCGAGAGGGAAAACATGGACTATGTCATATCCTTACAACCAGATTTTGTTGTTCATGGCATCAATGCATCAATAGAAGATCTTGAAAGTCTGGCCGATAGGAAAATTCCCTTGGCCATAACACCTCGGTCCAATTATTTTTATGGAATGCGCCCAGATTATTCACTTATGACAGACAGCGGCATTGAAATGATGCTTGGAACAGATAATGCCATGATAACTGCACCTGATATCTACGCTGAGATGGATTTTCTCTATCGGATCCAGAAAAGCGTCAACAGAATCTCTCCTGATGACATAATTAATATGGTATTCATGAACCCATACAAGCGCCTTGAAAGGTATCTGTCTGAGCAGTCGCGGTTATTCCTGCAGTTCCCCCATGTAAGAATATCAAGTTATGAAATAGTTACGAGAGCAAGCCAGTTTGAGAAGAAATTAGTCAGGATATCGGACGTTACTCACTCATAACCTGTTCAGCTTCCACTTTTAAGCTAACATATATTTCCGGTAATATCCTGACCAGTCTCATTAACAAATAAAAAACTGGTATAGCGGTGATTCTGCAGGAATGAATTTCCTGTCTGACACAAACTTTTATAAGAAAAAATTTCCTTAGCCCTTACCGCAAGAGGAAGATTAGAGTGAAAAAGATTCAGGTACTAGCTGTATTCGTAGCAATTGCAATGATTGGAAGTGCTTTCCTGGCCATGGGTTCGGCCGGTGCAACCAGTCCACAGACAGGTTCTCTCAGTTTCAGGATATTGTTTGTCGGCGGTGGAAACTCCGCGCCCGCGAACTCAAGCACTGTTGTAATGCTTGAGACCCCAGATGGGCACGTGCTATCAACACAGTATGGACCAACAGTAACGTTCAGCTCCCTGTATTATGGGAATTATTCGGTGGTGGTTCCGGCACAGTACCTCCCAGGTTTCTATGGAGCTCCGGTAGTGTTAAACCAATCTTACTACCCAGTTGCGCTTGATTCCAGCACCAACGGAAAAGCATTTACAGACACCCTATATGTTTCTCCAACGTATAAGGTGAATGTCTCCGTGAGCAATATTGCCTCCGGGAGCGCTTCCATTTCGTTCAGGAGTGTTCAGGGGTTCGCTTTCAAGAGCGTCTCCGTTACCGAGACAAATAATTACACTTTTGTCTATCTTCCGTCGCAATATTATGCCGTGTTAGGCTATAATGGAGCTACGTACGCGTTTCAGGAATTCAATGTTGGCCCCAGTGTCAAGCTCGATCTTCGATCGGGATCTCCGGTTTCCGGTTTTGTTTCCACCACAAATGGTGCAACTCTTTCACCGGTTGATGTAACTGTAATTAACGGGGCATACCACAATTACACCGTGTCCACATTCCCAGGAAGTACCTTCTCCGTTTACGAACCAAGCTGGTCTGGATATACACTGCTGGTAAGTTCACCTGGCTACAATGTCAGCAGCTATAGCGGATCAATGCTTACTTCAGGTAAAGTCCTCGATGTCATACTCCAACCTTCCAACAGCACCGTAACTTACAATTACAACCTGAGCCACAACCTGCAGTATCTTAACCTTACTGTAAAATACAGCATAACAAATGATACTACGATTCCCCAGTTTGCAAACGCCAGTGTCGGTTCTCTGTACTGGCAGCTTCTGCTTGATAAGGCCAGCTCAAGCAACATTGACAGATACGTTAACTCCACAATTGTCAATTATACTGCAAACACCTTCCTTGTGAATGGGGTATATTATTACATTTCGTCTCCACTAACCTTGTCTAAAGCTGTCCAGACCTTTAACGCGGGAAGCCCCCCGACCAATGGTTTCACAGCTGAGCTAACGGCACAGTACAAAAACATTAGCTCGATAAAGACCTCGATTTATAACGGCGCATTCAACATCAATGTTTACGCCATCGGTTCCCAGTATCAATATGGAAAGCTAGGTTACCAGTATAACATCACATATAACAATACGGGCATCGCCCTCAATTCATCTTCCTCCAGCAATGTCAGGCTCTCCAATAGCCCAATTATCATTCCGGCGCAGTCCTCCAGTGGCTTAGTCACCCTGACTCTGCAGCCCGTAAAAAATGCAACGGTTACAAACTCCCTGATACAGTTTCAGATAGCTGGAAAAATTGTAAACAATATATTGAACTCATCACAAGGCAATACTGTATTTGCTTCCCCTATCAATTCCCCTGTGACCATGAACGTTTCCAACGCTTTCTATAACCCAGTCACCGGGCGCGATGATTACCAGAATGCAATTTTCAATTGGGCGGTTGTTAATGCCACAGGCAAAACAACCAATACAAGTTCCAACATAATAACTAAATTTGCCAATGGAAATAACACCATCTACCTTAACTGGACAAGTGGCTCTGGGGCACATGGAAGCACGATGTTCTATGTCTACGGATCCTCTGGCAAACCCACTGTGGTTTACAATATAACCTCACAGGGAAAGACCATTGAAAATAATACGGCATCATCGTCGCCAGTCAAAATATTTGTGAACCAGACACAGACCACAGACTACTCTTCCTATTACTCACATCTCAATTTAACCGCGGGAGGCAGAACATATCAGGTCCCACTCAGCTTCAACTGGTCATTCCCGACGTCTGTAAGCCTTTCTGCCAATACAAGCTATGTGTTCCAGAAGCCCAACCTCACTCAGGGATACCAGTACATTTACCTTAACGTATCCTCTGTTTCTGGGAATGCTTCCATAGTGTTCGTAGTGACAGTTAACGATACGACTCCACCGGTACCTGTTGTAACAATAAAAAACCCTAAGGGGCAGGTTGTGAACAGCCCAATAGCAGGACAGAATATCACTCTTTCTGCGGCGTCTTCCTATGATCCATACTACAATTCCACATACTTCTCCAACCATCCCAGCCAGAGCCTCAACTATACGTGGAAAATAGAGAGTGCCAGTGGCACTGTACTTTCCCCGTCATCCACAACTTATACAAGCCTTTATGGCAACAGCCATTCAATGACCTGGAACGTTCAGTTTAACAACGTCAGCAGTGTTCGCATAGTCCTGTCAGTCAAGAATCCGTCACAGATATCCGGAGTGTCAAATCAGACCTACTCAATGGTTATCGACTCCCCGTACATCACGGTAAACAACATATATCAATTATCCGGCCTTCAGCAGGGCATCTCACACACCATATACGTGAACTTCACGAACACAGGTACAGTGACGGCTAATAACGTCACCATTGTAGTAACCGTGGGTGGATCTCAGGTGGCAAGCAAAACGTTCACATACCTGAACCTGACCCCAGGATCTTCCGCCAATGAAAGTCTGTCCTGGACTCCGAGTTCCTCTGGTTCATTCCAGATTGTTGCGGCTGGCCATGCAAACGGAGAGCCCAGCTTCATGACCTCCCTCGGAGAGATGACAGTGTCCGCATCCATAGCCACTTCTCCATACACTACGCCGCTTATAATAGTCGGAGTTATTGCTGTCATCGTAGTAGTAGGGTTCGTGTATTACAGGATATCCTCAAGGGGAAGCAGAACCACGGCGATAAAGAAGAGAGAAGATCAGAAAAAGCCGCCTCAACCCCCAGAGAAGAAGAAATAAAATTAGTACACTACCAACATTCTTTTTTTTTGTTTGAGGGTTTTGATATATATTTACATTTCATCAACGTTAGATATTCCTATTATTTTGCATGCGTCATCTAGAATTGTTCGAAACCCCTTTACAAGAGATATTCTACGGTTCCTGTCCTCCGTGGGAGAGTTTAGTACCGGGCACTGCGTGTAGAAATCATTGAACGCCTTTACAAGACCGAGAAGATAGTTTGAAAGCGTATCCGGCCGGAGAGTCTTTGCTGCCTCCTCCAGAACGTAAGGATAGAGATACAGCCTGTGAACAAGTGTCTTTTCCGCATCGTTGCTGAAATGCAGATCTGAAACATCGACCTTGTTTGTCTTCGCAAGTATGCTGGAAGCCCTGGTATGCGAATACATTATGTACGGGGCAGAATCTCCTTCAAAATTCAGAGCCTCACTCCATCTGAAGACCATGGCCTTCGAGGGATTTACCCTGATGATATTGAACCTGATTGAAGACCTTGCCACGCTCTCGGCAATGGTTCTCAATTTTTCCTCCGGAAGGTCCGTTCGCTTTTCCCTTACAATGGAGAGAGCTTCTTCCTCAGTACGTGCAATGAGATCCCAGGCTGATACTACATTTCCTTTCCTAGTGGACATTTTTCCGGTGTCAAGAGAAATGAACCCATAATAGACGAAATCTATCTGCTGCTTCAAGCCCATGAGGTTTTTCAGCACATATGTCAAGTGCTCGCCGTGGTTTTTGTGATCTTCACCCAAAACGTCGATGAAGCGATCAAAATTCAGAGCCTTGAACATGTGGTATGCGACATCCCGCGCAAAATAGAGAGAAGTCCCATCTTTTCTCTTCAGGAAAACCTTGGTTCCGT
The genomic region above belongs to Thermoplasmataceae archaeon and contains:
- a CDS encoding CARDB domain-containing protein, translated to MKKIQVLAVFVAIAMIGSAFLAMGSAGATSPQTGSLSFRILFVGGGNSAPANSSTVVMLETPDGHVLSTQYGPTVTFSSLYYGNYSVVVPAQYLPGFYGAPVVLNQSYYPVALDSSTNGKAFTDTLYVSPTYKVNVSVSNIASGSASISFRSVQGFAFKSVSVTETNNYTFVYLPSQYYAVLGYNGATYAFQEFNVGPSVKLDLRSGSPVSGFVSTTNGATLSPVDVTVINGAYHNYTVSTFPGSTFSVYEPSWSGYTLLVSSPGYNVSSYSGSMLTSGKVLDVILQPSNSTVTYNYNLSHNLQYLNLTVKYSITNDTTIPQFANASVGSLYWQLLLDKASSSNIDRYVNSTIVNYTANTFLVNGVYYYISSPLTLSKAVQTFNAGSPPTNGFTAELTAQYKNISSIKTSIYNGAFNINVYAIGSQYQYGKLGYQYNITYNNTGIALNSSSSSNVRLSNSPIIIPAQSSSGLVTLTLQPVKNATVTNSLIQFQIAGKIVNNILNSSQGNTVFASPINSPVTMNVSNAFYNPVTGRDDYQNAIFNWAVVNATGKTTNTSSNIITKFANGNNTIYLNWTSGSGAHGSTMFYVYGSSGKPTVVYNITSQGKTIENNTASSSPVKIFVNQTQTTDYSSYYSHLNLTAGGRTYQVPLSFNWSFPTSVSLSANTSYVFQKPNLTQGYQYIYLNVSSVSGNASIVFVVTVNDTTPPVPVVTIKNPKGQVVNSPIAGQNITLSAASSYDPYYNSTYFSNHPSQSLNYTWKIESASGTVLSPSSTTYTSLYGNSHSMTWNVQFNNVSSVRIVLSVKNPSQISGVSNQTYSMVIDSPYITVNNIYQLSGLQQGISHTIYVNFTNTGTVTANNVTIVVTVGGSQVASKTFTYLNLTPGSSANESLSWTPSSSGSFQIVAAGHANGEPSFMTSLGEMTVSASIATSPYTTPLIIVGVIAVIVVVGFVYYRISSRGSRTTAIKKREDQKKPPQPPEKKK